The following are encoded in a window of Thalassotalea insulae genomic DNA:
- a CDS encoding YdcH family protein has product MTIEKHDLHREFPEFETEIHQLKMKDAHFARLFKEYHQCDHEVRRIEQGAENTSDEYLEQQKKQRLLLKDQLFSLLKQAQAVV; this is encoded by the coding sequence ATGACAATTGAAAAGCATGATTTACACCGTGAGTTCCCCGAATTTGAAACTGAGATCCATCAACTCAAAATGAAAGACGCACATTTTGCTCGCCTGTTTAAAGAATATCATCAGTGCGATCATGAAGTGCGCCGAATTGAACAAGGTGCTGAAAATACCTCAGATGAATATTTAGAACAGCAAAAAAAGCAAAGATTATTGCTAAAAGACCAATTGTTTAGTTTGTTAAAACAGGCGCAAGCAGTCGTCTAA
- a CDS encoding GFA family protein, whose protein sequence is MYQGKCLCGAVEVTINGPIKNIIHCHCSLCRKNSGTAYATNGFVNSEDFDIVKGSNNLSHFSFKPGRYRHFCQTCGSPIYSSNDGDPSRIRLRLGLLDSEISERPMSHNFVSSKASWEDLDAKLPRYETFEPNR, encoded by the coding sequence ATGTATCAAGGTAAATGTTTATGTGGCGCAGTTGAAGTCACTATTAATGGCCCAATAAAAAATATTATTCATTGTCACTGTTCGCTTTGCCGTAAAAACAGCGGCACAGCCTATGCCACTAATGGTTTTGTTAACAGCGAAGATTTTGATATTGTCAAAGGCTCCAACAACTTATCACATTTTTCTTTTAAGCCTGGAAGATACCGTCACTTTTGCCAAACTTGTGGTTCACCCATTTACAGTTCTAATGATGGTGATCCAAGCCGAATTCGCCTGCGCTTAGGGTTACTGGATTCAGAGATCAGTGAACGACCAATGTCTCATAACTTTGTCAGCTCTAAGGCTAGTTGGGAAGATCTAGATGCTAAGCTACCAAGGTACGAGACATTCGAACCTAACAGATAA
- a CDS encoding tRNA-binding protein, producing MNDLQWQEFQRVQLCVGTIIAVEDFPEARNPAYILQVDFGDNIGVKKSSAQITDIYNKEDLLNKQVVAVVNFPAKQIGPIMSECLVTGFHREDNAVVLAVPDSKVPNGTRLA from the coding sequence ATGAATGACTTACAATGGCAAGAATTTCAACGGGTTCAGCTTTGTGTCGGTACTATAATTGCGGTAGAAGACTTTCCCGAGGCGCGTAACCCGGCTTACATTTTACAAGTCGACTTTGGCGATAACATTGGCGTCAAAAAGTCCAGCGCACAAATTACCGATATCTATAATAAAGAAGACTTGCTTAATAAGCAGGTGGTTGCTGTAGTTAACTTTCCAGCTAAGCAAATCGGTCCTATCATGTCAGAATGTTTAGTCACTGGCTTTCACCGGGAAGATAATGCGGTAGTCCTTGCGGTTCCCGACAGTAAAGTGCCGAACGGCACACGATTGGCATAA
- a CDS encoding DUF4212 domain-containing protein, producing the protein MEDKVSYWQENLRLIFICLAIWFVVSFGFGLLLVEPLNAIRLGGYKLGFWFAQQGSIYTFVALIFWYTKKMNELDKKYNVGE; encoded by the coding sequence ATGGAAGACAAAGTTTCATATTGGCAAGAAAATCTTCGCCTAATATTCATCTGTCTTGCTATCTGGTTCGTGGTGTCATTTGGTTTTGGTTTATTGCTGGTAGAACCATTAAATGCTATTCGGCTAGGTGGGTACAAACTGGGTTTCTGGTTTGCACAACAAGGCTCAATTTATACCTTCGTTGCTCTGATTTTTTGGTATACCAAAAAAATGAATGAGTTAGACAAAAAATACAATGTAGGAGAATGA
- a CDS encoding M4 family metallopeptidase, with the protein MKIKSFNYLLIASSICYATSLYAADNDAVNARTLAGQPMFATGDLGTISAQFNEKTMKQAVTQYLGSSLLGNESFTVKRQWRDQLGKNHIQLQQKINGLPVYGTSLSIHMQGDQLGVGLKQSVGNSKIYAMSGVVARAEGSSANRKQTSANATTGKNRVIELAQELGEITAQPQQVYVYLPLTDETKQAWKVEVTWNNSGEDFGRDWLFYDVNTIELLTRHAQVHSAKNWKTYDLQNQDQQYAPGQLLCTNNQSCGDASAQRAHDGAAKVYDFYKARFNRNGINNNDMVMISSVHLGNNVANAYWTGSQMLYGDGDGQQLDDLTLSFDVIGHELTHGVTQHTANLIYNNASGALNEAWSDIMGVAAKAYRDNTTQADWLLAEESYTPGVSGDAMRYMKNPTQDNYSKDWWPERIPYVSNPNNGNDQGGVHGNSGIANLAFALLADGGQHPRNKSNATVNGVGLLKAEQIFYRALTTYMNQSTNFAGARSATAQAAADLYGDSEKNSVETAWCAVGVGECPGVVTSPQTLENGVAKTNISGAEKAEMIFTLEVPAGATNLSFVTSGGTGDADLYVRFGDEPTLSLSDCKSTTPTSDETCEITNVQAGKYYVMVQAWNQISGVSLTGSYQTSTGEVEPISESVTGISVNTGAWTRYTLPLAAGYKDMNISISGGYGDADLYVTYGQQSTSSHSDCSPLLYGNNESCDFTNPSEGTWYIDIYGYSYASGITLTVTANPE; encoded by the coding sequence ATGAAAATTAAATCGTTCAATTATTTATTGATCGCATCGTCAATATGCTATGCAACATCCTTATATGCTGCAGATAACGACGCTGTAAATGCGCGTACGTTAGCAGGTCAACCTATGTTTGCAACAGGAGACCTTGGTACAATTTCGGCGCAGTTTAATGAAAAAACAATGAAGCAAGCGGTTACTCAATACCTTGGTTCGTCATTGCTTGGCAATGAAAGTTTTACCGTAAAGCGTCAATGGCGTGATCAACTAGGCAAAAACCATATTCAATTACAACAAAAAATTAATGGTTTACCTGTCTACGGCACCAGTTTATCCATTCACATGCAAGGAGATCAATTAGGTGTTGGATTGAAGCAAAGTGTTGGTAACAGTAAAATTTATGCTATGTCTGGTGTGGTCGCACGTGCAGAGGGGAGTAGCGCTAATCGCAAGCAAACGTCTGCCAATGCGACAACGGGTAAAAATCGTGTGATTGAATTAGCTCAGGAGCTAGGTGAAATTACCGCTCAACCTCAGCAAGTATACGTTTATCTACCTCTAACCGATGAAACGAAACAAGCATGGAAAGTGGAAGTAACCTGGAATAACAGCGGTGAAGATTTTGGCCGCGATTGGTTATTTTACGACGTTAATACGATAGAGCTATTAACTCGCCATGCTCAGGTGCATTCCGCTAAAAATTGGAAAACCTACGATTTGCAAAATCAAGATCAACAATATGCACCGGGTCAACTGTTATGTACTAATAATCAAAGCTGTGGTGATGCATCGGCCCAGCGTGCACATGATGGCGCGGCAAAAGTTTATGATTTTTATAAGGCTCGTTTTAATCGTAACGGTATTAACAACAATGATATGGTCATGATTTCCAGTGTTCACCTTGGCAATAATGTTGCAAATGCCTATTGGACAGGCAGCCAGATGTTATACGGTGACGGTGATGGGCAACAACTAGATGATCTGACATTAAGCTTTGATGTTATTGGTCATGAATTGACTCATGGTGTTACTCAACATACTGCTAACCTGATTTATAACAATGCGTCTGGCGCATTAAATGAAGCTTGGTCAGACATTATGGGCGTGGCAGCTAAAGCTTATCGTGACAATACCACGCAAGCCGATTGGCTATTAGCGGAAGAAAGCTACACGCCTGGAGTGAGTGGCGATGCGATGCGTTATATGAAAAACCCAACGCAAGATAACTACTCAAAAGACTGGTGGCCAGAGCGCATTCCTTATGTCAGTAATCCAAACAACGGTAATGACCAAGGTGGTGTTCATGGAAATTCAGGGATTGCGAACTTAGCATTTGCCTTATTGGCTGATGGTGGTCAACATCCTCGTAATAAATCTAACGCAACAGTGAACGGTGTTGGCTTATTGAAAGCTGAACAGATTTTCTATCGTGCATTAACTACGTATATGAATCAAAGTACTAATTTTGCGGGAGCAAGAAGTGCTACTGCTCAAGCGGCTGCTGATTTATATGGAGACAGTGAGAAAAATTCTGTTGAAACAGCATGGTGTGCCGTTGGTGTCGGTGAGTGTCCAGGAGTCGTTACTTCACCACAAACTTTAGAAAATGGCGTCGCTAAAACGAACATCTCTGGTGCTGAAAAAGCGGAAATGATCTTTACATTAGAGGTACCTGCGGGGGCAACTAATTTATCATTTGTTACATCAGGAGGCACAGGTGATGCAGACTTGTATGTACGCTTTGGTGATGAGCCAACGTTATCATTATCCGATTGTAAAAGCACAACACCTACAAGTGATGAAACTTGTGAAATTACAAATGTTCAGGCGGGTAAATATTATGTCATGGTACAGGCATGGAACCAGATCTCTGGTGTCAGCCTAACAGGCAGCTATCAAACTAGTACTGGGGAAGTCGAGCCGATCAGTGAATCTGTCACAGGTATTTCGGTCAACACAGGAGCATGGACTCGTTATACTTTACCGTTAGCCGCTGGTTATAAGGACATGAATATTTCAATCTCGGGTGGTTATGGTGATGCTGACTTGTACGTGACTTATGGGCAGCAATCAACGTCATCACATTCTGATTGTAGTCCGTTACTATATGGTAATAATGAATCATGTGACTTCACGAATCCATCTGAAGGTACTTGGTACATTGATATTTACGGTTACAGCTATGCATCAGGGATCACCTTAACGGTGACAGCAAATCCTGAGTAA
- a CDS encoding putative nucleotidyltransferase substrate binding domain-containing protein codes for MDNDLADISAFIQAIPPFDQLPPAKLEQVIKLCTICYLEQGVKLPPSQCQKNQLYLVRKGALIYCDHQDELLGKYSEGELCSVFCAATNDLPIQVTTEEDTLLYCIAYEKLIAIVQDYPAVISFLSHSAAQRLQQKMHQINEDAVIASSLMNTNLSQFYHTPVATITQQSSIQQAAIKMSDLGFSCLVVIAELATGNQAVGIITDKDLRQRCIAKGLDYQLPISTIMTANMLTIDHNSKAYDALMLMTTKRIHHLPVMKNNQLHAMVTITDLMNHESQNATNLTHIIGKAKSIDELSQISKLLPKLQIRMAKLGTTADHLGKSISAITSAFTIRLIELAEQKYGSAPVPYAWLAAGSQARQEQFAHSDQDNALIIADDMEPDDEKWFAQLAAFVCDGLALCGFIHCPGDIMATNSKWRQQQKVWHRYFQQWVETPSPQALLNSSVFFDLVTVHGDSQLLEQVRSRLLSKTKNNTLFLAHLSKNALALRPPLGFFRDFVLIKDGENKNVLDLKHNGIAPIVDLARIYALSEGIAATNTIERLQQAAGSPSLTKASAANLIDAFQFLGLLRITHQANCLQANKKPDNYLAPKHISKLEREHLKDAFKVIKTLQDSRQTAY; via the coding sequence ATGGATAACGATTTAGCCGATATTTCCGCTTTTATACAGGCAATTCCCCCTTTTGATCAGCTACCTCCTGCAAAACTGGAGCAAGTGATCAAGCTCTGCACTATTTGTTATCTCGAGCAAGGGGTTAAGCTACCACCGTCACAGTGTCAGAAAAATCAACTCTATCTTGTACGCAAGGGAGCACTTATCTATTGCGATCATCAGGATGAATTACTGGGTAAATACAGTGAAGGAGAACTATGTAGCGTATTCTGTGCTGCGACAAATGACTTACCAATCCAGGTAACAACCGAAGAAGATACCCTACTCTATTGCATTGCTTACGAAAAACTTATTGCCATAGTGCAAGACTATCCAGCGGTAATCAGCTTTTTAAGCCACAGCGCGGCACAACGACTGCAGCAAAAAATGCATCAAATTAATGAAGACGCTGTTATTGCTTCTTCCCTGATGAATACTAATCTCAGTCAGTTTTACCATACCCCGGTTGCCACCATTACCCAGCAATCATCTATTCAACAGGCGGCGATTAAAATGAGTGACTTAGGCTTTTCCTGTTTAGTCGTCATTGCTGAATTAGCTACAGGCAATCAAGCTGTTGGCATAATTACCGATAAAGATTTACGCCAGCGCTGCATTGCAAAGGGCTTAGATTATCAGCTGCCGATTAGCACAATAATGACAGCTAACATGTTGACTATAGACCATAACAGCAAGGCCTATGACGCTTTGATGTTAATGACAACAAAACGAATTCATCATCTTCCAGTGATGAAAAACAACCAGCTGCATGCCATGGTTACCATTACCGATTTAATGAATCATGAAAGTCAAAATGCCACTAATCTCACCCATATCATAGGTAAAGCAAAATCTATTGATGAACTTAGCCAAATCAGTAAGCTGTTACCAAAACTACAGATCAGAATGGCAAAACTTGGTACCACAGCCGACCATCTCGGCAAGAGTATTAGTGCCATTACCTCGGCATTTACTATCCGGTTAATCGAACTGGCAGAGCAAAAGTATGGTTCAGCTCCAGTTCCTTATGCCTGGCTGGCTGCTGGCTCTCAGGCAAGACAGGAACAATTTGCTCACTCCGATCAGGATAACGCTCTGATCATTGCCGACGACATGGAGCCAGACGACGAGAAATGGTTTGCTCAATTGGCAGCCTTTGTTTGTGACGGGCTTGCCCTCTGTGGTTTTATCCACTGTCCTGGCGACATCATGGCAACGAATAGCAAATGGCGACAACAGCAAAAAGTATGGCATCGCTATTTCCAGCAATGGGTCGAAACCCCAAGTCCGCAAGCACTATTAAATAGTAGTGTATTCTTTGACTTAGTCACTGTACACGGTGATAGCCAACTGCTTGAACAGGTTAGATCACGACTATTAAGCAAAACCAAAAACAACACTCTGTTTCTTGCCCACTTATCAAAAAATGCTCTGGCACTGCGACCTCCACTCGGCTTTTTCCGGGATTTTGTTTTGATCAAAGATGGCGAGAACAAAAACGTGCTCGACCTCAAGCACAACGGCATTGCACCGATAGTCGACTTGGCACGCATTTATGCGCTAAGTGAAGGAATAGCAGCAACCAATACCATTGAACGGTTACAACAGGCAGCCGGAAGTCCATCACTCACTAAGGCTTCAGCTGCCAACCTAATCGACGCTTTTCAATTTCTCGGCTTACTACGGATAACCCATCAGGCCAATTGCTTACAGGCCAACAAAAAACCAGATAACTATTTGGCACCTAAACACATATCAAAATTAGAGCGCGAACATTTAAAAGACGCCTTTAAGGTAATAAAAACCTTGCAAGACAGCCGACAGACGGCATATTAG
- a CDS encoding gamma-glutamylcyclotransferase family protein, producing the protein MKYFAYGSNMSLLRLTARVPSAKRIGLYQLNGHRLRFDKASHDGSGKGNIEQTNNQEDKVFGAIFDIADAEKAALDAVEGLGVGYEIKIITVEDYLGNQQQAFTYYATDINPLLSPYYWYLNHVIIGAKEIGVPKNYLENIQSVNSIEDPNTQRSAQEYAIYLK; encoded by the coding sequence ATGAAATACTTTGCCTACGGCTCAAATATGTCATTGCTTCGCTTAACTGCCCGCGTTCCCAGTGCCAAAAGAATCGGCTTATACCAACTGAATGGCCACCGATTACGCTTTGACAAAGCCAGTCACGATGGTTCAGGCAAAGGCAATATTGAACAGACAAATAATCAAGAAGATAAAGTATTTGGCGCAATTTTCGATATAGCTGATGCAGAAAAAGCCGCACTCGATGCGGTTGAAGGTCTCGGTGTTGGTTATGAAATTAAAATAATAACGGTTGAGGACTATCTGGGTAATCAACAACAAGCTTTTACTTACTATGCTACTGATATCAATCCGTTGTTATCACCTTATTACTGGTATCTCAATCACGTTATTATCGGCGCAAAGGAAATAGGGGTTCCTAAAAATTATCTCGAAAATATTCAATCAGTTAACTCTATTGAAGATCCAAATACGCAACGTTCCGCCCAAGAGTACGCCATCTACCTAAAATAA
- a CDS encoding sodium:solute symporter family protein, with protein MDELKLYTYIAVFGSFALYFGIAWWARAGSTSEFYAAGGGVTPLQNGMAIGADWMSAASFISMAGLIAFLGYGGSVFLMGWTGGYVLLAMCLAPYMRKHGKFTVPEFIGDRFYSKTARIVAVICLIIASLTYIIGQMKGVGVAFSRFLEVEYDMGLYIGMGVVFVYAVLGGMKGITYTQIAQYCVLIFAYTIPAVFISLQLTGNPIPQLGLGSTLADGSGVYLLDKLDMVVTDLGFKEYTTDNMGGTLNMFAYTLSLMIGTAGLPHVIMRFFTVPSVQAARSSAGYALVFIALLYTVAPAVGAMARFNLMNTIEPAAGQNLAYDERPQWFKDWEKTGLLKFEDKNGDGKVQYVADPDKNEMVKVDRDIMVLANPAIANLPNWVIALVAAGGLAAALSTAAGLLLAISSSISHDLMKGVLTPDMSEKNELLASRIVMTLSILLAGYLGLNPPGFAAGTVALAFGLAASSIFPVLMMGIFSKRMNSKAAIWGMCSGIGVTMLYVFQHKGIMFIPGTSFLGDMGANWFLGISPNAFGAVGAVVNFTVAFTVLKLTAAAPQNIQDMVMNFRTPHGEVATAHDH; from the coding sequence ATGGATGAATTAAAACTCTATACCTACATTGCGGTATTTGGCTCTTTTGCCTTGTATTTTGGTATCGCCTGGTGGGCGCGTGCCGGCTCAACTAGCGAGTTTTATGCGGCTGGTGGTGGAGTCACGCCATTGCAAAATGGTATGGCGATCGGTGCTGACTGGATGAGTGCGGCATCGTTTATTTCTATGGCCGGATTGATTGCCTTTTTAGGTTATGGTGGCTCAGTATTTTTAATGGGCTGGACTGGTGGCTATGTGTTGTTAGCTATGTGTTTAGCTCCTTATATGCGTAAGCATGGCAAGTTTACCGTGCCTGAATTTATTGGTGACCGCTTTTATTCAAAAACCGCCCGTATTGTTGCGGTGATTTGCCTGATTATTGCGTCATTAACGTATATTATCGGCCAAATGAAAGGGGTTGGTGTGGCATTTTCTCGCTTTCTGGAAGTGGAATATGACATGGGTCTCTATATCGGTATGGGGGTGGTGTTTGTCTATGCGGTACTAGGTGGTATGAAAGGTATTACTTACACTCAAATTGCCCAATATTGTGTGCTTATCTTTGCCTACACTATTCCTGCGGTGTTTATTTCATTGCAACTAACCGGTAATCCTATTCCGCAGCTTGGTTTAGGTTCGACCTTGGCGGATGGCAGTGGTGTCTACTTACTCGATAAACTCGATATGGTGGTAACGGATTTAGGTTTTAAGGAATACACTACAGATAATATGGGCGGGACCTTAAATATGTTCGCTTATACCTTATCATTAATGATAGGTACCGCAGGTCTACCACACGTTATTATGCGCTTCTTTACTGTTCCTAGTGTGCAGGCAGCACGTTCTTCGGCTGGATATGCGTTAGTATTTATTGCTTTACTTTATACCGTAGCACCAGCTGTTGGAGCTATGGCTCGCTTTAATTTGATGAATACTATTGAACCTGCAGCGGGGCAAAACTTAGCCTATGATGAACGCCCTCAATGGTTTAAAGATTGGGAAAAAACTGGCTTATTGAAGTTTGAAGATAAAAATGGTGACGGTAAAGTACAGTATGTTGCTGATCCTGATAAGAATGAAATGGTGAAAGTTGACCGTGACATTATGGTATTAGCGAATCCGGCCATTGCGAACTTACCTAACTGGGTGATCGCATTAGTGGCAGCCGGGGGGCTGGCTGCTGCGCTTTCTACTGCTGCTGGTTTATTGCTGGCAATATCCTCTTCAATTTCTCATGATTTAATGAAAGGGGTATTAACACCAGATATGTCAGAGAAAAATGAGTTGCTCGCCAGTCGCATTGTCATGACCTTGTCGATATTACTGGCAGGTTACCTTGGACTCAATCCGCCGGGCTTTGCCGCCGGCACTGTCGCCCTGGCCTTTGGTTTAGCGGCATCGAGTATTTTCCCAGTATTGATGATGGGGATTTTTTCGAAGCGCATGAATAGCAAGGCGGCTATCTGGGGTATGTGTTCAGGTATTGGTGTTACTATGCTGTACGTATTTCAGCATAAAGGCATTATGTTTATCCCTGGTACCTCGTTCTTAGGAGATATGGGGGCTAACTGGTTCTTGGGTATTTCACCTAATGCCTTTGGTGCAGTAGGCGCAGTGGTGAACTTTACCGTTGCCTTTACTGTATTAAAACTAACAGCTGCAGCACCGCAAAACATCCAGGATATGGTCATGAACTTTAGGACACCACATGGTGAAGTGGCTACCGCGCACGACCATTAA
- a CDS encoding GNAT family N-acetyltransferase, whose translation MSAQLSTTFLAPEAEEFIAFRATIGWSNPDIQTVQHSIKHSLFWVCIRDQSQHLIATARVIGDNAMYYYIQDVIVHPEHQGQGLGNRLMEHIENYLAHQCQPGATIGLLAAQGKEAFYQKFGYSLRNGQPLGLALCKFV comes from the coding sequence ATGTCTGCTCAACTTTCAACCACATTTCTTGCTCCAGAAGCTGAAGAATTTATCGCATTTAGAGCAACTATCGGCTGGAGTAATCCAGATATTCAAACAGTACAACACAGTATCAAACATTCATTATTTTGGGTCTGCATACGAGATCAATCACAGCACTTAATAGCCACCGCTCGTGTAATAGGCGATAACGCCATGTATTACTATATTCAGGATGTCATTGTCCATCCAGAGCATCAAGGTCAGGGACTGGGTAATCGGCTAATGGAGCACATCGAAAATTACTTAGCACACCAATGCCAACCCGGCGCAACCATAGGATTACTTGCGGCACAGGGCAAAGAAGCATTTTATCAAAAATTTGGTTATTCATTACGTAATGGGCAACCGTTAGGCTTGGCATTATGTAAATTTGTTTAA
- the gloA2 gene encoding SMU1112c/YaeR family gloxylase I-like metalloprotein has protein sequence MLKAIHHVAIICSDYQRSKHFYVNILGLKVIAENYREARQSYKLDLQLPNGVQIELFSFNDAPERPSYPEARGLRHLAFVVESVVDFAQYLTQQQIAVEDIRIDEYTHKPYTFFSDPDGLPLELYQI, from the coding sequence ATGCTTAAAGCCATACACCATGTTGCAATCATCTGTTCTGACTATCAGCGCTCAAAGCATTTTTACGTCAACATCTTAGGGCTAAAAGTCATTGCTGAAAATTACCGCGAAGCACGTCAATCCTATAAGCTGGATTTGCAGTTACCAAACGGCGTTCAGATTGAGTTGTTTTCGTTTAACGATGCACCTGAAAGGCCTAGCTATCCTGAAGCAAGGGGTTTAAGACATCTAGCTTTCGTAGTTGAGTCTGTGGTGGATTTTGCGCAATATCTCACTCAACAGCAAATAGCAGTTGAAGACATTCGTATCGATGAATACACCCATAAGCCTTATACATTTTTCAGCGATCCGGATGGTTTACCACTAGAGCTTTATCAAATTTAA
- a CDS encoding exonuclease domain-containing protein, producing the protein MLRYHPLFNWLLGYEVERKRDLLRAPAGPLKDFLAVAFPSPTSSLAQSNILAVDFETTGLDAVQDKLLSIGFVELHHRQIHLGSCHHQVINTEQKLSADNVAIHQITNQQQQQGVPLQVAVEKLLKALAGKVMLVHFARIEREFLQQACLELYGIAPSFPIIDTLAIAKRRLDKKDIAYDPSQLRLATLRTKYHLPPYGGHNALNDAIATAELFLAQTRYYSDSTQLKQLLL; encoded by the coding sequence ATGTTACGTTATCACCCATTATTTAACTGGCTATTAGGTTATGAAGTTGAGCGTAAACGCGATTTGCTACGCGCACCAGCTGGTCCGTTAAAAGACTTTCTCGCTGTAGCGTTTCCATCTCCTACAAGTTCACTTGCACAAAGCAATATACTGGCAGTAGACTTTGAAACTACCGGCCTGGATGCAGTACAAGATAAATTATTAAGTATTGGTTTTGTTGAGCTGCACCATAGACAAATTCACTTAGGTAGCTGTCATCATCAAGTTATTAATACCGAGCAAAAATTATCCGCTGATAACGTGGCAATACATCAAATTACTAATCAACAACAACAACAAGGTGTGCCATTACAAGTAGCGGTTGAAAAACTTCTGAAAGCGTTAGCTGGCAAGGTGATGTTAGTACACTTTGCCCGTATAGAACGGGAGTTTCTACAGCAAGCCTGTCTCGAACTTTATGGCATTGCACCATCCTTTCCGATAATAGATACATTGGCGATTGCTAAACGGCGATTAGATAAAAAAGACATCGCCTATGATCCTTCTCAATTACGATTGGCGACATTAAGAACTAAGTATCACTTACCGCCTTATGGCGGGCATAATGCCCTCAATGATGCCATTGCTACCGCTGAATTATTTCTGGCGCAAACACGCTACTATTCTGATAGCACTCAATTGAAACAATTATTACTATAA
- a CDS encoding GNAT family N-acetyltransferase, translated as MEIRLGQLEHPAVIALLTQHHQEMLRHSPPESVHALDLSALAAPDITFLSSWHQQELAGCGALKQLNPWHGEIKSMRTANKFLRTGVAQTLLKHIIAEAESRGYQRLSLETGTLAAFAPAQKLYQAFGFDYCPPFADYQEDPYSTFMTKELTPNSQ; from the coding sequence ATGGAAATTAGATTAGGCCAGTTAGAACATCCAGCTGTCATCGCCTTATTAACTCAACATCATCAGGAAATGTTACGGCACTCACCGCCAGAAAGTGTTCACGCATTAGACCTCAGTGCACTAGCTGCGCCTGACATCACCTTTTTAAGCTCATGGCATCAGCAAGAATTAGCAGGCTGCGGCGCGTTAAAGCAGCTAAATCCGTGGCATGGCGAAATCAAATCAATGCGTACTGCCAACAAGTTTTTACGTACGGGTGTGGCACAAACACTATTAAAACATATTATTGCTGAAGCTGAGTCCCGTGGTTATCAGCGCCTTAGTCTGGAAACAGGCACCTTGGCGGCGTTTGCTCCGGCACAAAAGCTCTATCAGGCATTTGGGTTTGATTACTGCCCGCCGTTTGCTGACTACCAAGAAGATCCCTATAGCACCTTTATGACCAAAGAACTGACGCCCAACTCGCAATAG
- a CDS encoding TraR/DksA family transcriptional regulator, whose protein sequence is MIAQISDTLLAKKAELSQRIAAIEADFKKGRAADFAEQTSERENDEVLDEIHHEAKAELSLICHALQRIENGRYGICDSCAEKIAEQRLSALPYTTKCIDCAT, encoded by the coding sequence ATGATTGCACAGATATCAGATACCCTACTGGCAAAAAAAGCTGAGTTAAGCCAACGTATTGCGGCGATAGAAGCCGATTTTAAGAAAGGACGCGCTGCTGATTTTGCCGAACAAACGTCGGAGCGTGAAAATGATGAAGTGCTTGATGAAATTCATCATGAAGCTAAGGCTGAATTATCGTTAATTTGCCATGCCTTGCAACGAATTGAAAATGGCCGTTATGGCATTTGTGATAGCTGTGCTGAAAAAATTGCTGAGCAGCGTTTAAGTGCACTTCCCTACACGACAAAGTGTATTGATTGTGCTACTTAA